A DNA window from Mariprofundus aestuarium contains the following coding sequences:
- a CDS encoding M48 family metallopeptidase codes for MTAWTWTVFGFALLATATGLYLSLRQKRSVEANREAVPPRFAEKVSLTAHQKAADYTAVKLRLGHIGSIWGLILLFAWTLGGGLGWLGDISALFGFSAVWTGVVFMLLFFLIGSLVDLPMELYGTFAIEARFGFNKMTLPLFFSDMGKQLLLMIAIGAPLAWVILTLMESAGELWWLYAWLFWTAFMLLMIWAYPTFIAPLFNKFEPLPDGEMKSTIEALLKRCGFRSNGLFVMDGSKRSSHGNAYFTGLGSAKRIVFFDTLIKQLEPLETEAVLAHELGHFHHGHVKKRLVIMVCSTLLGFGLLGWLIQQPWFYSGLGVSQASNHAALVLFMLVMPAFTFVLTPVMSYFSRKDEFEADAYAVANSSGEALASALVKMYEDNASTLTPDPVYSAWYDSHPPAPVRIDHIESLLAKVPSQA; via the coding sequence ATGACTGCATGGACATGGACGGTATTCGGCTTTGCTCTGCTGGCGACAGCGACAGGTTTGTACCTCTCCTTACGACAGAAACGTTCGGTTGAGGCCAACAGGGAGGCAGTACCGCCGCGTTTTGCTGAAAAGGTCTCCCTCACCGCACACCAGAAGGCGGCCGATTATACCGCAGTGAAGTTGCGGTTGGGTCATATTGGTAGCATCTGGGGTTTGATCCTGCTGTTCGCCTGGACACTTGGTGGCGGACTTGGCTGGCTGGGTGATATCTCGGCACTGTTTGGGTTCTCAGCGGTATGGACCGGTGTTGTTTTCATGCTGCTCTTCTTCCTGATCGGTTCGCTGGTCGATCTGCCGATGGAGCTCTATGGTACCTTTGCCATCGAAGCACGTTTTGGCTTTAATAAGATGACACTGCCACTCTTCTTCAGTGATATGGGCAAACAGCTTCTGCTGATGATTGCGATTGGTGCGCCACTGGCCTGGGTGATCCTGACCCTGATGGAGAGTGCTGGTGAGCTATGGTGGCTCTATGCATGGCTCTTCTGGACAGCGTTTATGCTGCTGATGATATGGGCCTACCCGACATTTATTGCGCCGCTGTTCAATAAATTTGAGCCGCTGCCTGATGGTGAAATGAAGTCGACTATTGAAGCGCTATTAAAGCGCTGTGGTTTCAGAAGTAACGGTCTGTTTGTGATGGATGGCTCCAAACGCTCCAGCCATGGCAACGCTTATTTCACCGGCCTTGGCAGTGCCAAGCGCATCGTTTTCTTTGACACACTGATCAAACAGCTGGAGCCGCTGGAGACCGAAGCTGTACTGGCGCATGAGCTGGGTCATTTTCATCACGGACATGTTAAAAAACGCCTGGTTATTATGGTGTGCAGTACACTTCTGGGTTTTGGCCTGCTCGGATGGCTGATTCAGCAGCCATGGTTCTATTCCGGGTTGGGTGTGAGTCAGGCCTCCAATCATGCGGCGCTGGTGCTCTTCATGCTTGTGATGCCTGCCTTCACCTTTGTATTAACGCCTGTGATGAGCTATTTCTCACGTAAAGATGAGTTTGAGGCCGATGCCTATGCGGTGGCCAACAGCAGCGGTGAAGCGCTGGCATCAGCGCTGGTGAAGATGTATGAAGACAATGCCAGCACCCTGACGCCTGACCCTGTTTACAGCGCATGGTATGATTCACATCCTCCGGCACCAGTCAGGATAGACCATATCGAGTCGCTTCTCGCCAAGGTCCCATCGCAGGCATAA
- a CDS encoding nicotinate-nucleotide--dimethylbenzimidazole phosphoribosyltransferase — protein sequence MMEIPAINPDSEHYSTLLHPAGCMSRLEDVANWFAKRQGKAIPDQLKPAIVLFAADHGVASSFAYPESRPTTAERVAYATSDASVIRKLADEAGASLRIIDLGVRGDLSGVEVEKVRESGSADIRTEPAMSQEEYWEAVGIGEELAAHAVAEGANLLIASSLTSGDHVSVAAVICELAGLVPEETLASGSDGTYGDELLALATVLERAQGTPSNDILREVGGLELAAMAGFYRAAARKGVPVLLDGMASAAAALGSAAWDIRIAGWLLASFASDKSGHASALEELGLEPMVHLHRGLGGGKGAALLIPVLQAAISLQRGLATIED from the coding sequence ATGATGGAAATTCCTGCCATTAATCCGGATAGCGAGCACTACAGCACGCTTCTCCATCCTGCCGGCTGTATGAGTCGGCTGGAAGATGTTGCCAACTGGTTTGCCAAACGTCAGGGCAAGGCGATTCCTGATCAGCTGAAGCCTGCGATTGTACTCTTCGCTGCTGACCACGGTGTAGCCTCCTCGTTTGCCTATCCTGAATCACGTCCCACCACGGCAGAACGGGTTGCCTATGCGACATCTGACGCCTCGGTTATCAGGAAACTTGCCGATGAGGCTGGGGCATCACTGCGCATTATCGATCTTGGTGTTCGTGGTGACCTCTCCGGTGTAGAGGTTGAGAAGGTGCGTGAATCGGGCTCAGCCGATATCAGGACCGAGCCTGCCATGAGCCAGGAGGAGTACTGGGAGGCAGTGGGTATCGGTGAGGAGCTGGCTGCGCACGCTGTTGCTGAGGGTGCTAACCTGCTCATCGCAAGCTCCCTTACATCCGGTGATCATGTGTCGGTTGCTGCGGTGATCTGTGAACTGGCCGGCCTTGTACCTGAAGAGACGCTGGCATCAGGAAGCGATGGGACCTATGGGGATGAGCTGCTGGCACTGGCGACTGTACTGGAGCGCGCGCAGGGAACGCCTTCTAACGACATCCTGAGAGAGGTTGGAGGACTTGAGCTGGCAGCTATGGCTGGTTTCTATCGGGCGGCTGCTCGCAAAGGTGTGCCCGTTCTGCTCGACGGTATGGCATCGGCAGCAGCGGCTCTTGGCTCGGCGGCATGGGATATCCGTATTGCAGGCTGGCTACTTGCAAGCTTTGCATCCGATAAGAGTGGCCATGCTTCGGCACTCGAGGAGCTGGGCCTTGAGCCAATGGTGCATCTGCACCGGGGATTGGGTGGTGGCAAGGGAGCAGCGCTGCTGATTCCAGTTTTGCAAGCGGCAATTTCCCTGCAGCGAGGGTTGGCCACGATCGAAGATTAA
- the aroB gene encoding 3-dehydroquinate synthase, translating to MSETVDNTKIYRVELGVRSYDIHIEPDCLGRLGEAMAKLFAAPTRCMVISNVTIAPLYMDVVRSSLEQAGWQVSECILADGERYKTMESFGLIMDALMQSKLSRNEPVIALGGGVVGDMTGFAASCYRRGIPFIQVPTTVLAQVDSSVGGKTAINHPHGKNMIGAFYQPKLVWIDPKVLNTLELREIRAGIAEAIKYGLIRDAGFFEWMQKSAKAALDLNADVLGQMIHTSCRHKAEVVMADETEQGQRALLNLGHTFGHAIESMTHYSTYLHGEGVAIGTLMAARLSEQLGHAPAGTEDAIRGCYKHVGLPVEVPGFSAEQWLDAMGHDKKNVGSRIRYILLRGIGDAFLAEDVSPDAINQLIDSYRKV from the coding sequence ATGTCTGAAACAGTTGATAATACAAAGATTTATCGGGTTGAACTGGGCGTCCGCTCCTACGATATTCACATTGAGCCCGATTGTTTGGGGCGGCTGGGTGAGGCGATGGCTAAGCTGTTCGCTGCGCCAACCCGCTGCATGGTGATCAGTAATGTGACGATTGCCCCACTCTATATGGATGTTGTTCGCAGTTCGCTGGAGCAGGCGGGCTGGCAGGTTTCCGAGTGCATCCTTGCCGATGGTGAGCGCTATAAAACCATGGAAAGCTTTGGTTTGATCATGGATGCACTGATGCAGAGCAAGCTTTCACGTAACGAACCGGTAATTGCGCTCGGCGGCGGCGTGGTGGGTGATATGACCGGTTTTGCGGCCTCCTGTTACCGGCGTGGCATCCCCTTTATTCAGGTGCCGACCACGGTGCTGGCGCAGGTTGATTCCAGTGTTGGCGGCAAAACAGCCATCAATCATCCACACGGAAAAAACATGATCGGGGCCTTCTACCAGCCTAAGCTGGTCTGGATTGATCCTAAGGTGCTCAATACCCTTGAGCTGCGCGAAATTAGGGCGGGTATTGCCGAGGCGATCAAATACGGACTGATTCGCGATGCAGGCTTTTTCGAGTGGATGCAGAAGAGCGCAAAAGCAGCTCTGGACCTCAATGCCGATGTGCTGGGGCAGATGATTCACACCTCCTGCCGCCACAAGGCTGAGGTGGTGATGGCAGATGAGACCGAGCAGGGGCAGCGCGCCCTGCTCAACCTCGGTCACACATTCGGCCACGCAATTGAATCAATGACGCACTACAGTACCTATCTGCATGGTGAAGGGGTGGCGATTGGAACCCTGATGGCAGCGCGTCTCTCCGAACAGCTGGGGCATGCACCGGCGGGTACGGAAGATGCGATTCGAGGTTGCTACAAACATGTCGGCCTGCCTGTCGAGGTACCGGGCTTTTCAGCCGAGCAGTGGCTCGATGCCATGGGGCATGATAAGAAGAATGTCGGCAGTCGTATCCGCTATATCCTGCTGCGCGGTATCGGCGATGCATTCCTGGCTGAAGATGTGAGCCCTGATGCGATAAACCAGCTGATCGACTCCTATCGTAAAGTTTGA
- the msrB gene encoding peptide-methionine (R)-S-oxide reductase MsrB → MNRRGFLRTAVAAGLLLAAPRLLTAGSERSEVMVEKIHKSDAEWRTLLTPEQYDVLRNEGTERAFTSELNKEYRKGVYHCAGCDYPLFSADTKFDSGTGWPSFYAPIEGHVETKRDFKMILPRTEYHCARCGGHQGHVFNDGPEPTGQRWCNNGVALKFVPAG, encoded by the coding sequence ATGAATAGACGCGGGTTTCTGAGGACAGCTGTTGCAGCAGGGTTGCTGCTGGCTGCGCCGCGCCTGCTTACAGCAGGTAGTGAAAGGAGTGAAGTCATGGTTGAAAAGATCCATAAATCGGATGCCGAGTGGCGAACACTGTTAACGCCTGAGCAGTACGATGTATTGCGAAATGAAGGCACCGAGCGCGCCTTCACAAGTGAGTTGAACAAAGAGTATCGAAAGGGCGTCTATCACTGCGCCGGATGTGATTACCCTCTCTTCTCTGCAGATACAAAATTTGACAGTGGTACCGGCTGGCCGAGCTTTTATGCACCGATTGAGGGGCATGTTGAGACCAAGCGGGACTTTAAAATGATACTCCCGCGTACTGAATACCACTGCGCCCGTTGTGGTGGGCATCAGGGGCATGTGTTTAACGACGGCCCGGAGCCGACTGGTCAGCGCTGGTGTAATAACGGTGTGGCACTCAAGTTTGTGCCAGCAGGCTAA
- the msrA gene encoding peptide-methionine (S)-S-oxide reductase MsrA: protein MKRMILLTVVAMMTMVNSTEAKETETATFAAGCFWCMEHPFDVLPGVISTTSGYIGGEKDHPRYEEVSAGTTGHAEAIQVVFDPAVIGYEKLLQVYWRNSDPTTANRQFCDVGSQYRPAIFVHSEAQKRLAEASKRELERSKSFAAPVVTEIVEAGTFWPAEGYHQNYYLKNPIRYKFYRYNCGRDQRLETLWGADHE, encoded by the coding sequence ATGAAACGAATGATCTTGTTAACAGTGGTGGCTATGATGACAATGGTGAATAGCACAGAAGCAAAAGAGACAGAGACGGCAACCTTTGCAGCGGGTTGTTTCTGGTGCATGGAGCATCCGTTTGATGTGTTGCCCGGGGTGATCTCGACCACCTCCGGCTATATCGGCGGGGAGAAGGATCACCCGCGCTACGAAGAGGTGTCGGCAGGCACGACCGGGCATGCTGAGGCGATACAGGTTGTCTTTGATCCTGCAGTGATCGGTTATGAAAAGTTGCTGCAGGTCTACTGGCGCAACTCCGATCCGACAACGGCCAACCGGCAGTTCTGCGATGTCGGATCACAGTATCGACCTGCCATCTTTGTTCATAGCGAAGCGCAGAAGCGGTTGGCCGAGGCATCGAAACGTGAGCTTGAAAGAAGTAAGTCGTTTGCCGCGCCGGTCGTTACCGAAATAGTAGAAGCTGGGACCTTCTGGCCTGCTGAGGGTTATCATCAGAACTACTACCTTAAGAATCCGATTCGCTATAAGTTCTACCGTTATAACTGTGGTCGCGATCAGCGCCTTGAAACGCTGTGGGGAGCGGATCATGAATAG
- a CDS encoding NAD(P)/FAD-dependent oxidoreductase, whose translation MGKYDVIVIGAGAAGLMCAGTAAQCGKSVLLLDHAEKVGKKILISGGGRSNFTNRFTTAANYLSQNPHFCKSALSRFSAADFITMVEEAGIAYHERNHGQLFCDDSAKQIVELLMQPCREFGVKIQLNTIISNIQKNEIFELQTNRGVFQADALVVATGGLSIPKMGATPFGLKLAEQFGLKIVPPVAGLAPFTFTGKEKEELQELAGISLGVSVRCRGKVFREAMLFTHRGLSGPAILQISSYWKPGDELEIDLLPDQEITSLLKLKRLSRPLAQLSTVLAELLPKRLVQLLASGHINDDRMQQLSDKQIEHLAYQLHHWRLKPNGTEGYRTAEVTVGGVDTNELSSKTMECRKIPGLYFIGEVMDVTGHLGGFNFQWAWSSGYTAGLAVAGMI comes from the coding sequence ATGGGTAAATATGATGTGATCGTAATCGGGGCTGGCGCAGCAGGGTTGATGTGTGCCGGAACCGCAGCCCAGTGCGGGAAATCGGTCCTGTTGCTGGATCACGCTGAAAAAGTCGGTAAGAAGATCCTGATCTCAGGCGGCGGGCGCAGTAATTTCACTAACCGCTTCACCACTGCTGCCAACTACCTGTCGCAAAATCCCCACTTCTGCAAATCGGCACTCTCCCGTTTCAGCGCTGCTGATTTCATTACCATGGTTGAAGAGGCAGGCATCGCCTACCACGAGCGCAACCACGGCCAGCTCTTCTGTGACGATTCGGCAAAGCAGATTGTCGAGCTGTTGATGCAGCCATGCAGAGAGTTTGGCGTGAAGATCCAACTGAACACGATCATCAGCAACATCCAGAAAAATGAAATATTTGAGCTGCAAACCAATAGAGGCGTGTTTCAGGCGGATGCACTGGTAGTGGCCACTGGTGGCCTCTCCATCCCCAAGATGGGGGCCACACCTTTCGGACTGAAGCTTGCCGAGCAGTTTGGCCTGAAGATCGTGCCGCCGGTGGCCGGTCTTGCCCCGTTCACCTTTACCGGCAAAGAGAAGGAGGAACTGCAGGAACTGGCCGGCATCTCACTTGGTGTCTCTGTTCGCTGTCGTGGCAAGGTTTTCAGGGAGGCGATGCTGTTCACCCATCGCGGCCTTTCAGGCCCCGCCATACTGCAGATCTCATCCTACTGGAAACCGGGGGATGAGCTGGAGATCGACCTTCTGCCTGACCAGGAGATCACCTCACTTCTGAAGTTAAAAAGGCTGTCGCGGCCCCTGGCGCAACTCTCCACTGTACTCGCCGAACTGTTGCCTAAACGGCTGGTCCAGCTGCTTGCCAGTGGTCACATCAACGATGACCGTATGCAGCAACTTAGCGACAAACAGATTGAACACCTGGCCTATCAACTGCACCACTGGCGACTCAAGCCAAATGGCACTGAGGGTTATCGAACCGCCGAGGTGACCGTCGGCGGGGTCGACACCAACGAACTCTCATCGAAAACGATGGAGTGCAGGAAAATTCCCGGCCTCTACTTCATCGGCGAAGTGATGGATGTGACAGGTCACCTCGGCGGCTTCAATTTCCAGTGGGCCTGGTCCTCCGGTTACACCGCAGGCCTCGCCGTAGCGGGTATGATTTAA
- a CDS encoding sigma-54-dependent transcriptional regulator, whose product MRALVIDDDEGIRWVLDRVLKEEGLEVVQAGTIGEAEKALAEEEIDMAFLDVYLPDGNGMDLLASGVFTMPVVMLTAETTFGHAAEAYRIGAMEYLPKPFDLDEVRQLVQRVRPKKVIKAKAKAEINVHQNMIIGRSQSMQNLFRTLGRVAASDLTVLITGESGTGKEMVARTLHDRSLRADKAFVAINTAAIPAELLESELFGHEKGAFTGADKTREGRFEQADGGTLFLDEIGDMPAALQAKLLRVLEEGRVQRVGGSLSKVVNVRLLAATHQHLPEKIKKGEFREDLYYRLNVIPVHIPPLRERRDDIKELANFLLDQAVDELGMEAPILLDDAADLLARHDWPGNVRELKNVMRRLAVLTPGASITLSDVALALGNVDSMQKGEETLSEAVTRCTRQYLHQLGYAKAINMHQYVLEQVEPPLLLLAMEKCNGNQLKVAEMLGLNRNTIRKLLRKYNIDPMYFR is encoded by the coding sequence ATGCGGGCATTGGTTATTGATGATGATGAGGGAATTCGCTGGGTTCTCGACCGGGTGCTGAAAGAGGAGGGCCTGGAGGTTGTTCAGGCAGGCACGATCGGTGAGGCAGAGAAGGCGCTGGCTGAAGAGGAAATCGACATGGCTTTCCTCGATGTCTACCTTCCTGATGGTAACGGCATGGACCTGCTTGCCTCCGGAGTTTTCACCATGCCGGTGGTGATGCTGACGGCCGAGACCACCTTTGGCCATGCCGCCGAGGCCTACCGGATCGGGGCCATGGAGTATTTGCCCAAACCGTTTGATCTCGATGAGGTACGGCAGCTGGTTCAGCGTGTGCGCCCTAAAAAGGTTATAAAGGCGAAAGCAAAAGCTGAGATCAATGTGCACCAGAATATGATCATCGGCCGCAGCCAGTCGATGCAGAATCTTTTTCGCACGCTTGGCCGTGTGGCCGCATCCGACCTGACTGTACTGATCACCGGAGAATCGGGAACAGGCAAGGAGATGGTGGCAAGAACCCTGCATGACCGCAGCTTGCGGGCAGACAAGGCCTTTGTTGCGATCAATACGGCGGCAATTCCAGCAGAGTTACTGGAATCCGAACTGTTTGGCCACGAGAAGGGGGCATTTACAGGTGCCGATAAAACCCGTGAGGGACGTTTCGAGCAGGCTGATGGCGGCACACTCTTTCTCGATGAGATCGGTGACATGCCTGCGGCGCTGCAGGCCAAGCTGTTGCGTGTCCTTGAGGAGGGACGGGTGCAGCGTGTTGGTGGCAGCCTCTCCAAGGTGGTGAATGTGCGGCTGCTGGCGGCCACCCATCAGCATCTGCCGGAGAAGATCAAGAAGGGTGAATTCCGCGAGGATCTTTACTACCGGTTGAATGTGATTCCGGTGCATATCCCGCCTCTGCGTGAACGCAGGGATGACATCAAGGAGCTGGCTAACTTCCTGCTCGACCAGGCGGTAGATGAGCTTGGCATGGAGGCACCGATCCTGCTGGATGATGCTGCTGATCTGCTGGCCCGTCACGACTGGCCGGGTAATGTGCGCGAACTGAAAAATGTGATGCGCAGGCTGGCGGTGCTGACGCCGGGAGCGAGTATTACCCTTTCAGATGTGGCTTTGGCACTGGGCAATGTTGATAGCATGCAGAAGGGGGAAGAGACGCTTTCCGAAGCGGTGACCCGCTGCACGCGCCAGTACCTGCACCAGCTCGGTTACGCTAAAGCGATCAATATGCACCAGTATGTGCTGGAACAGGTGGAGCCTCCGCTGCTGCTTCTCGCCATGGAAAAATGTAACGGAAACCAGCTTAAGGTAGCCGAAATGCTGGGGCTGAATCGCAACACTATCCGCAAGCTGCTGCGCAAATACAATATCGATCCAATGTATTTTAGATGA
- a CDS encoding two-component system sensor histidine kinase NtrB, producing MKSLKTWCLLPDLISLSAVPVPLILLDADARVLRCNVPAQEALGTSERRLVGLHITELFSPKAGIEKLFFRLTPYSTVSDHQVCIRSSNIPVSLHLGCHEDGLSALFVPEANRTEVEQHSKRHEMAEAVSRIALEMAHEVKNPLAALRGAAQWLAEQKDISETNREAVAQMLTGVDRIRDRIDAFLQVGPRARVKMEATNLHTLIQDVTSYPDGIHVRRVFDPSLPYIEAHPARLRQAFENLWQNAVEAADSSIEWQTRMAPLVHLPGHRGLVVEVRITNDGRMVPKELRERLFEPYVTGKTRGSGLGLALVERVMVEHGGRVSVKSENGRTTMTLHLPVKQTEKQEGEG from the coding sequence ATGAAGAGTTTGAAGACGTGGTGCCTGTTGCCTGATCTGATCTCCCTCTCGGCAGTGCCTGTGCCGCTGATCCTGCTTGATGCGGATGCGCGGGTGCTGCGTTGTAACGTTCCGGCGCAGGAGGCATTGGGCACATCGGAACGCAGGCTTGTCGGCCTGCATATTACCGAGCTATTCTCTCCCAAAGCTGGGATCGAGAAGCTGTTTTTCCGGCTGACACCCTACAGCACTGTCTCTGATCATCAGGTTTGTATCCGCAGCTCCAATATACCGGTCTCACTGCATCTGGGTTGCCATGAGGATGGGCTCTCAGCGCTGTTTGTGCCCGAAGCCAACCGCACGGAGGTGGAGCAGCACAGTAAACGCCATGAGATGGCTGAGGCGGTCTCGCGCATTGCGCTGGAGATGGCCCATGAAGTGAAGAATCCTCTGGCAGCGTTACGGGGGGCGGCACAGTGGCTTGCCGAGCAGAAGGATATCTCTGAGACAAACAGGGAGGCGGTAGCGCAGATGCTCACAGGCGTAGATCGCATTCGCGATCGCATCGATGCATTTCTGCAAGTGGGGCCACGCGCACGGGTGAAAATGGAAGCAACCAACCTTCATACCCTGATTCAGGATGTGACCAGTTATCCCGACGGTATCCATGTTCGGCGGGTCTTTGATCCCAGTCTGCCGTATATAGAGGCTCATCCGGCACGCCTCAGGCAGGCGTTCGAGAATCTCTGGCAGAATGCTGTGGAAGCGGCGGATAGCAGCATCGAGTGGCAGACACGCATGGCACCACTGGTGCATCTACCGGGTCACCGTGGGCTGGTGGTTGAGGTGCGCATCACCAATGACGGACGCATGGTGCCCAAGGAGCTGCGCGAGCGGCTGTTTGAACCCTATGTTACCGGTAAGACGCGCGGTAGCGGTCTCGGGCTGGCATTGGTGGAGAGGGTGATGGTGGAGCATGGCGGCAGGGTGAGTGTGAAAAGTGAGAACGGGCGTACAACCATGACACTGCACCTGCCGGTGAAACAGACAGAGAAGCAGGAAGGGGAAGGGTAA
- the dusB gene encoding tRNA dihydrouridine synthase DusB, whose amino-acid sequence MDLQLNADTHLLPGFKLGNFNIDVPLVLAPMAGITDLPFRKICKRFGVGLMVTEMIASRAVDMGRVRTERMAELGPDEHPISIQVAGSDPVFVAEAARWAVGHGADFVDINMGCPVKKICKQSAGSAMLKDEPLVARVLEAVVKAVDVPVTLKIRTGWDESSKNVENIARIAEECGIQLLTVHGRTRAQMFHGHAHWEDIGLAKAACSIPVIGNGDVVDGDSAKEMIRISGCDGVMVGRAVQGNPWVLGEVYAALTGQPKPAAPTALERWQVVYEHMNNLAEHHGVQFASKMARKHVLWYSKGLRGSADFRGHFQVETDWQKMLDVAEAYFMSLDGHEEFEDVVPVA is encoded by the coding sequence ATGGACCTGCAATTGAACGCTGACACACACCTTCTCCCGGGCTTTAAACTGGGTAATTTCAACATCGACGTGCCTCTGGTGCTTGCACCGATGGCGGGCATCACCGACCTGCCGTTTCGCAAGATATGCAAACGCTTTGGCGTAGGGCTTATGGTGACCGAGATGATCGCATCGCGGGCTGTGGATATGGGGCGCGTACGCACCGAACGCATGGCGGAACTGGGGCCGGATGAACATCCGATTTCGATCCAGGTTGCCGGTTCTGATCCGGTGTTTGTAGCCGAGGCTGCACGCTGGGCGGTTGGCCATGGTGCCGATTTCGTTGATATCAATATGGGTTGTCCCGTGAAAAAGATCTGCAAACAGAGTGCCGGTTCTGCGATGCTCAAGGATGAACCGCTGGTGGCACGTGTGCTGGAGGCGGTGGTGAAGGCGGTGGATGTGCCGGTGACGCTGAAGATCCGTACTGGATGGGATGAGTCATCGAAGAATGTGGAGAATATCGCCCGCATTGCCGAAGAATGCGGTATCCAGCTGCTCACAGTGCACGGGCGCACGCGTGCCCAGATGTTCCATGGTCATGCTCACTGGGAGGATATCGGCCTTGCTAAGGCGGCCTGCTCGATCCCTGTGATCGGTAATGGAGATGTTGTTGATGGTGATTCAGCCAAGGAGATGATCCGCATTTCCGGTTGTGATGGCGTCATGGTCGGGCGTGCTGTGCAGGGCAATCCGTGGGTTCTGGGCGAGGTTTATGCTGCCCTGACTGGTCAGCCGAAACCGGCAGCGCCAACAGCCCTGGAGCGTTGGCAGGTCGTTTATGAGCATATGAACAATCTGGCAGAACATCATGGCGTGCAGTTCGCCTCCAAGATGGCACGTAAGCATGTGCTCTGGTACAGCAAGGGGTTAAGAGGTTCGGCTGATTTCCGTGGCCATTTCCAGGTTGAGACTGACTGGCAGAAGATGCTCGATGTCGCTGAAGCTTACTTCATGAGTCTTGATGGCCATGAAGAGTTTGAAGACGTGGTGCCTGTTGCCTGA
- the yihA gene encoding ribosome biogenesis GTP-binding protein YihA/YsxC, whose translation MSSNDKQAIHWPSTHFIQSVADPEQFPDIELPQIAVAGHSNVGKSSLMNSLFGRKGLVKTSKNPGCTRLLNLFDVDGQLLVVDLPGYGYARAPKKEQKRWISMIEGYMSNTDLKLVLLLLDIRHGPKDSDMQLIEWLNEAGLRWIPVATKADKLSGNGRTKRLKEMRDAMGGALSPLPTSSLKDMGIDKLREAILKEAFRSPYADLIIPSED comes from the coding sequence ATGAGCAGCAACGATAAACAGGCCATTCACTGGCCCAGCACCCACTTTATTCAATCGGTAGCCGACCCCGAGCAGTTCCCCGATATTGAACTGCCGCAGATCGCTGTGGCCGGCCACTCCAATGTAGGCAAGTCATCACTGATGAATTCTCTGTTTGGCCGCAAGGGGCTGGTGAAAACCTCGAAGAATCCCGGCTGTACACGCCTGCTCAACCTCTTCGATGTAGATGGTCAGCTACTGGTCGTCGACCTGCCCGGTTACGGATATGCCCGCGCTCCCAAGAAGGAGCAGAAACGCTGGATCAGCATGATCGAAGGTTACATGTCCAACACCGACCTGAAGCTTGTACTGCTGCTGCTCGATATTCGTCACGGTCCGAAAGATTCAGACATGCAATTGATCGAATGGCTTAATGAAGCCGGCCTGCGCTGGATTCCTGTTGCCACCAAGGCAGACAAGCTTTCCGGTAACGGTCGCACCAAACGCCTGAAAGAGATGCGTGACGCGATGGGTGGCGCTCTCAGCCCACTTCCAACCTCAAGCCTTAAGGATATGGGTATTGATAAGCTTCGTGAGGCAATTCTGAAGGAAGCCTTCAGATCACCCTACGCTGATCTCATCATCCCAAGCGAAGATTAA
- a CDS encoding Dabb family protein gives MVKHIVMWKLRDKADAAEIKARLEALGGKIPGLIKIEVGIDFLESEQSADVVLYSELESREALAVYQAHPEHVAVIPLVKGAAIARTVVDYEV, from the coding sequence ATGGTCAAACATATCGTGATGTGGAAATTGAGGGATAAGGCGGATGCTGCGGAGATTAAGGCGCGGCTGGAGGCTTTGGGCGGAAAGATTCCGGGGTTGATCAAGATCGAGGTCGGGATCGACTTTCTTGAGTCGGAGCAGTCTGCTGATGTGGTTCTATACTCCGAGCTTGAGAGTCGTGAAGCACTCGCCGTCTATCAGGCGCATCCCGAACATGTGGCTGTGATTCCGCTTGTTAAGGGTGCGGCGATTGCTCGCACGGTGGTTGATTACGAGGTTTAA